One genomic window of Prochlorococcus marinus str. NATL2A includes the following:
- the petM gene encoding cytochrome b6-f complex subunit PetM, producing the protein MASEIFGIAAVFWVLIPVGLLGGVLLLKLQGD; encoded by the coding sequence ATGGCATCAGAAATTTTTGGAATCGCTGCAGTCTTTTGGGTTTTGATTCCCGTTGGACTTTTAGGAGGAGTCCTTCTATTGAAACTTCAAGGTGATTAA
- a CDS encoding alpha/beta fold hydrolase → MQQNIHNKEPLMGSPHWGESKYWSYKDLRVHFRVTGEESNPPIVLIHGFGASSDHWRNNAEIFASEGFRVFGIDLIGFGKSEQNLQSKRKHLDNQFWANQLASFLDEIVDIQKNGKVILIGNSLGALTAITTLSNRPELIKTIIAAPLPEPVFVNPIKFSFPNWLLKVKSFLIKIVFHLFPLKTLVNLISRTKLITFALQSAYFRSILNDTPLKRIVTVPAQRVNASKALRSMCIGMSNRPNLAKGPSIIEKIQNLPNRPPILLIWGKQDKLIPIFLGKKLIKLHPWLKLTVVDEAGHCPHDELPKHFNQIVMKWLKNLKTSK, encoded by the coding sequence ATGCAGCAAAATATTCATAATAAAGAACCTTTAATGGGATCTCCTCATTGGGGTGAGTCTAAGTATTGGAGCTACAAAGATCTTAGGGTTCACTTCAGAGTGACTGGAGAGGAATCTAATCCTCCCATTGTTCTAATTCATGGGTTTGGAGCAAGCAGCGATCACTGGAGAAATAATGCAGAAATATTTGCATCAGAAGGTTTTAGGGTCTTCGGAATAGATTTAATAGGTTTTGGAAAATCAGAGCAAAATCTTCAAAGTAAAAGAAAGCATTTAGATAATCAATTTTGGGCAAATCAATTAGCTTCTTTTCTTGATGAAATTGTTGACATTCAAAAGAACGGAAAAGTTATATTAATTGGAAATTCATTGGGAGCTTTAACAGCAATCACAACTCTCTCTAATAGACCAGAGTTAATAAAAACAATAATTGCAGCACCACTACCAGAGCCAGTTTTTGTTAATCCAATTAAATTTTCTTTTCCAAATTGGCTTTTAAAAGTTAAAAGTTTTCTGATAAAAATTGTTTTTCATTTATTTCCACTTAAGACATTAGTAAATTTGATATCAAGAACAAAATTAATTACTTTTGCTCTTCAAAGCGCCTATTTTCGCTCAATTTTAAATGATACTCCTCTAAAAAGGATAGTTACAGTCCCAGCCCAGAGAGTCAACGCATCCAAAGCTCTAAGATCTATGTGCATTGGAATGAGCAATAGACCAAATTTGGCAAAAGGTCCATCTATTATTGAGAAGATTCAAAACCTGCCAAATCGTCCCCCAATTTTATTAATTTGGGGAAAACAGGATAAATTGATACCTATATTTTTAGGAAAAAAACTAATAAAGCTCCATCCTTGGCTTAAATTAACCGTAGTTGACGAAGCAGGCCATTGTCCCCACGATGAATTACCGAAACATTTCAATCAAATTGTTATGAAATGGCTGAAGAACTTAAAAACTTCTAAGTAA
- the ilvN gene encoding acetolactate synthase small subunit — protein MKHTLSVLVEDESGALSRIAGLFARRGFNIDSLAVGPAEAKGISRLTMVVQGDESTLQQMTKQLNKLINVLEVLDLTTLPAVERELMLLKVSASSENRGKILDLVQVFRAKVVDVSDSALTLEVVGDPGKLVALENLLKPYGILEIARTGKVALKRASGVNTEMLKT, from the coding sequence ATGAAGCACACACTTTCAGTTTTAGTTGAAGATGAATCTGGAGCACTAAGCAGGATTGCAGGCCTTTTTGCAAGAAGAGGATTTAATATTGATAGCTTGGCTGTTGGTCCTGCAGAAGCCAAAGGGATATCTAGATTAACAATGGTCGTTCAAGGAGATGAATCGACGCTTCAACAAATGACCAAACAACTAAACAAATTAATCAATGTTTTAGAAGTTCTCGATTTGACAACTTTACCAGCTGTAGAGAGAGAGTTGATGCTCTTGAAAGTCTCTGCTTCATCTGAAAACAGAGGGAAAATATTAGATCTTGTTCAAGTTTTCAGAGCAAAAGTTGTAGATGTTTCGGATAGTGCTTTGACACTTGAAGTAGTTGGTGATCCAGGCAAACTTGTTGCTCTGGAAAATTTATTGAAGCCTTATGGAATTTTAGAAATTGCTCGGACAGGGAAAGTTGCTCTTAAGAGGGCCTCAGGTGTAAATACAGAAATGTTAAAAACCTAA
- a CDS encoding peptidylprolyl isomerase, translated as MKEFNNKITNLSNNSILSYRFFQPVYIFLFVNLFLISGCSNINKNEDINICSTTKLPCIDSNEYVLFITNKGNIKLELYGELAPITVGNFIDFIEKGSYNKTIFNRVIKKPYPFIIRGGDNTSIGNQNKSIDTKIKDKRYIPLEIKLKTSNLPIYGKEIDEPSQVNNIELKHKRSYLSMARSKALNSASLQFYILLKSLPELDGRYAVFGKVISGMNIVDLIQEEDFIIEAKRVDS; from the coding sequence TTGAAGGAATTTAATAATAAAATTACTAATCTTTCAAATAATTCAATTTTATCTTATAGATTTTTTCAACCGGTTTATATTTTTCTATTTGTCAATTTGTTTTTGATTTCGGGATGTTCAAATATAAATAAAAACGAAGATATAAATATATGCTCTACGACAAAACTCCCCTGCATAGATTCAAATGAATATGTATTGTTTATTACTAATAAAGGCAATATAAAGTTAGAGTTGTATGGTGAATTGGCCCCAATAACTGTTGGAAACTTTATAGATTTTATCGAAAAAGGTTCTTATAATAAAACAATTTTTAACAGGGTTATTAAAAAACCCTACCCTTTTATTATTAGAGGTGGAGACAATACTTCAATAGGAAATCAAAATAAGTCTATAGATACTAAAATAAAAGACAAAAGATATATTCCCTTGGAAATAAAATTAAAGACAAGCAATTTACCAATATATGGAAAAGAAATAGATGAACCTAGTCAAGTAAATAATATTGAACTTAAGCATAAAAGATCATATTTATCTATGGCAAGATCTAAAGCATTAAATTCAGCAAGTTTGCAATTTTATATTTTACTAAAATCTTTACCTGAACTTGATGGAAGGTACGCTGTTTTTGGAAAAGTGATTAGTGGTATGAATATAGTTGATTTAATTCAAGAAGAAGATTTTATAATTGAAGCTAAAAGAGTTGACTCTTGA
- a CDS encoding photosystem I assembly protein Ycf4 has product MSSESKLSQSEKELSGLVLEQKIKGSRKVSNYLVASMLSIGGVGFLLASFSSYFGRDFLPLGNPSTLIFVPQGLVMGLYGVAAFLLAIYFWRLINIDYGSGVNRFDKNKGVLSLSRRGLFKNIEIEIPIDEIKAVKLEVREGFNPLRRVSLRIKGRKDLPISRVGSPQPLLDLENEGAEIARFLEVNLEGI; this is encoded by the coding sequence AAGCCAATCAGAAAAAGAGCTATCTGGTTTGGTTTTAGAACAGAAAATTAAAGGTTCGCGTAAGGTTTCGAACTATCTTGTTGCTTCGATGCTAAGTATCGGAGGTGTTGGATTTTTGTTGGCTTCATTCTCTAGTTATTTTGGAAGAGATTTTTTACCACTAGGAAACCCTTCGACCCTGATTTTTGTTCCTCAAGGCTTGGTTATGGGGCTATACGGTGTAGCGGCTTTCTTGCTGGCTATTTATTTTTGGAGACTAATAAATATTGATTATGGTTCTGGCGTAAATAGATTTGATAAAAATAAAGGAGTTTTATCTTTATCTCGGAGAGGTTTATTCAAAAATATAGAAATAGAAATCCCCATTGATGAGATTAAAGCTGTGAAATTAGAGGTAAGAGAGGGTTTTAATCCACTAAGAAGAGTATCTTTGAGGATTAAAGGTAGGAAGGATTTACCTATATCTCGAGTTGGATCTCCTCAGCCATTATTGGATTTAGAGAATGAGGGGGCTGAAATTGCGAGATTTTTAGAGGTTAACCTTGAAGGAATTTAA